The following DNA comes from Candidatus Nanosynbacter sp. TM7-074.
AGTATGACATTCCGCCTGCACCGCACGTACCGCTGATTTACGAAGCGCATGTTGGCATGAGCAGCGAGGAGGAAAAGGTCGCCAGTTTCAATGAATTTACCGCGGGCGTCCTACCGCGCGTCAAACAAGCAGGCTATAACACTATCCAGCTGATGGCCGTCGCCGAGCATCCATATTATGGCAGCTTCGGCTATCACGTCAGCAACTTTTTTGCCGTGTCATCACGGTTTGGCACGCCCGATGATTTCAAGCGGCTGGTTGACATGACACACGGACTGGGGCTGCGAGTTATCATTGACCTCGTTCATGCCCATGCCGCTAAAAATGAAGTCGAAGGCCTCAGCAATTTCGCAGGCAACCCGACGCAATATTTCAAGACTCATAACCATCCAGCGTGGGATTCGCGGCTGTTTGATTATGGCAAGCCGGAAGTGCTGCACTTTTTGGCCAGCAATTGCCGCTGGTGGTTGGACGAGTACCATGTTGACGGCTTTCGGTTTGATGGCGTGACCAGCATGTTGTATCACGACCACGGTTTGGGCAAAAGCTTCACCAGTTATGATGATTATTTTGGTGACGATGTTGATAAGGACGCACTGGTCTATCTCAGACTGGCAAATGACGTTATTCACGCCGTTCGCCCCGACGCCACGACCATTGCTGAGGAAATGAGCGGGCTGCCGGGCTTGGCGACACCGACTGAATATGGCGGTCTGGGCTTTAATTATCGATTAGCGATGGGCGCGCCTGACCTCTGGATCAAAACACTGAAGGAAAAGCGCGACGAAGATTGGGATTTGGGCGAGCTGGCTCACACGCTGAGTTCGCACCGCCCAGAGGAAAAAGTTATCACATACGCCGAGAGCCATGATCAAGCCTTGGTCGGCGACAAGACGCTGATTTTTCGGCTGATCGACAAAGCCATGTACTGGCATATGGATAAGGCCGACCCCGATCTGATAGTGGAACGCGGCATAGCCCTACACAAACTGATTCGACTACTGACCGCCGGGCTACACGGCGGCGGTTACCTCAACTTTATGGGTAATGAATTTGGACACCCCGAGTGGATCGATTTTCCGCGTCAGGGCAATCATTGGTCGTTCAAATATGCGCGGCGCCAGTGGAGTTTACGCGACAATAGTTTTCTCAAATACCAATGGCTGGGCGAATTTGACGCGGCGCTGATGAAGATTATTCAGAAAACTGACGGCGATGAAATCAGCCACCTTACAGTTTGTCACTCGAATCGTATAGTCAGTTTTATACACGGCGAATTTTTATTTGTTATTAATTTTTCCCCAGATAAATCCCAAACAGACTACGAATTGCCCACGGAAGCTGGCTCTTACCAATTGATATTAAGCACCGATGATAAAGCATTTGGCGGACAAGAACGTATCAGCCACAGCTCTCGCTTTTTCACCTCCCCAGTCAGTAATAATCACAATCTTAAAGTTTACCTGCCAGCCAGAACGGGAATTGTCTTACAGAAAGTTGACTAGGCCTTCTTTTCATCTATCCGATCCTCATCTTGACGTGTGATATAGGCAATGATGCACTCGTCAGGAATAGATATATAGGCTTCTGCTGGAGCTCTCTTGGCGGGCTATTTCTATTAGCATAAAATTTGTTACACTAAGTATTGTGAAGAAAAAAGTACCAAAAATTATCGAACAATCACTAGCCAGAGTGGCTAATTTTTATAGCTTTGAGCCAGTGCATGATTTAGAGAAAATTGACGACAGTTTAACGCCGAACATGAGAGCCCTGCGCATGACCATGACTATTGCTGAGCAACTCCTGAGTATGGGCGTGGTGTCGCGTGATGTAGTGCGCATGTCGCAAGGAATCACTCAGACCTACTGCCAGAAGCGCGTCCACATAGACATTAGTTATACATTGGTGACGGTTTCTCAAGATCGTGGCGTTAATCACGAACCGTTAACGATGGTGCGGGTCATTGTACCGGACGATCCTAATTACCAATTAATCCAAGCCTTGCAGCTACTAGCTCTTGATATTCGTCATAAACAACTTCCCTTAGAAGAAGCTGAGGAACGGCTGCAGCAGATACTTAAAAAACCAAATAAGCACTCCGGGTTAGTCGTTTACGCAGCGGGAGGTCTGGTTAGCGCCGGTTCAGTTACTTTATATGGCGGCAGTCCGCTAATGGCAGCCTTGGCGTTTTTACTGGGATTTTTAGCGACTGGTTTATTGCGCTGGCTGGGACATATCGGCGCACCACTTTTCTATTCTCAGGCTCTTGTAGCAATCTTTGTCACACTGACAGCGGCTGGTACGGCTTGGTGTAGTAATTATCTGGGACTGAGCATCAATACCACTTTGTTAGTGATTAGCGGAATCGTCCTGTTGGTGGCTGGACTGATGTTTGTTGGTGCATTCCAGGACGCAATTGATGAATATTACATGACAGCAAACGCCAGATTACTAAAGGTAGTAATGGCAACGGGTGGCGTGATTGCTGGCGTGATGGTCGGGCTTTATATTGCCACAAAGTTTGGTATTAATTTCCCAGCAACGCCAGATCGTTTGACTCTGGCAGACAAACATACACAATATTTGGGTGCCGGAATTATTGCGGCGGCATTTGTTTTAAGAAATCACGCAAAGTGGTTGGGCATGATTATTTCGGGATTGATTGCAATATTTGGCTGGTGGATTTCACGCTTAGTTATGAGCTTCGGATTTGATATCGTCACAGCCAGCGGCATCGCGGCAGCAGTCATTGGACTAGTAGCCGTCCTTACCTCCAGATTATGGAAATTCCCTTCTCTAGCTATAATCGCAGCGGGAATTGTCCCACTAGTCCCAGGGCTATCTCTTTACAACGGATTAATGGGAGTCGTGCTATATCCACCAAATAGCGTCAACTTCTTACCTGCTTTGGCCATCCTGGCCAGGGCAATTCTCATTGGCGTAGCGGTAGCAATTGGCGCATCTTTCGGTAACATAGTTGGTCGCCCAATCCGACGCCAATTAATTAACATTTTTCGTCGCATTACTCAAGCATAATGAAAGAAGATTTACCCCAATTCATCGGATTATCTGACTCCAGACTATTTCACATGCGCTCCGTCGCCTATAAATCATACAAGCTGGCCCGCAACGTTTTTAAAATGGAAGAGGATAAAGCGCGCAGCTTATTCGCAATGGGATTAATTCACGATTTTGCCTATGCCTTTGTTGAAAATCAAACAGAGCATGAACATGAGGGCGGTAGGATCTTGAGATTGTCCGGTTTTGACTGGGCCGACGCCGTATTTGACCACGGCAACCCTGATATAGAAAGCTGGACAGACGAGTTGTTGATCTTAAATCTAGCAGACATGACGACAGGCCCAAATGGCGAATCTCTGACTATGGATCAGCGACTGGTGGACATTAAAAATAGATACGGCCCCGAAAGTACGCAATCAACAAGAGCAATCAGACTGGCTAATCGTATCCATACGGAGTTAAATAATCGAAATCTGAAAATACCAAATCTATAAAGATGTAAGTCTAACCAAATAAAAATCCCCGGATTCATTCCGAGGATTTTTCTTTATCTTAGGAGATTATTTCGAGCGTTTTTCGATAATCTCCTGCGCCACGTTTGGCGGTACTTCCTCGTACTGCGCTAGCTCCATGGTGCTGGCTGCGCGGCCCTGCGACATCGAGCGGATGTCTGAGGTGTAACCAAACATATTTGCCAATGGCACAAATGCCTTGATCAGCTTGGCGCCGCCCATCAAATCCTCCATAGCATCAATGCGACCACGACGTGAGTTAAGGTCACCGATGATGTCGCCCATGAACTCTTCTGGGGTGGTGACTTCAACTTTCATGACTGGTTCGAGCAGAATTGGGGTTGCTTGCTTGATACCTTCACGAGCTGCCAAACTACCCGCCAATGAGAAGGCTAGTTCTGAGGAGTCGACATCGTGGTATGAACCATCATATAGGGTTGCTTTGACGTCAACCACTGGATAGCCAGCGATAACACCGCCCTCCAAAGTTTCCTTGATACCCTTCATGACAGCTGGGCGATATTCCTGAGGAACCACACCACCTTTAATCTCGTCAACAAACTCAAAGCCCTTGCCAGCCTCATTCGGCTCAAAGCGTACCCAGACGTCACCGTATTGACCGCGACCACCAGACTGCTTGGCGTGCTTACCCTGGACTTCAGCCTTGCCCTTGATTGACTCGCGGAAGGCCACTTGCGGCTCACCGATATTTGCTTCAACCTTGAACTCACGCTTCATGCGGTCGATCAAGATGTCCAGGTGCAACTCACCCATGCCGGACATGATGGTCTGACCAGTCTCTTCGTCAGTGTGAATGCGGAAGGTTGGGTCTTCCTCAGCCAGGCGCTGCAAGGCCAGCGCCATCTTCTCCTGGTCGGCCTTTGATTTCGGCTCAACGGCGATGGAAACTGGCGGTTCTGGGAACTCAATTGACTCCAAAGCAATTGGGTGCGCTGGATCAGTCAAGGTGTTACCGGTACCAGTATTCTTCAAACCAACCACCGCAGCGATGTCGCCAGCAGAGATCTTGTCAATGTCTTCGCGCTTGTCAGCGTGCATTCGAACGATACGACCGATACGCTCTTTGTCGCCAGTCGTGGTGTTCAGGACGTAGCTACCAGAGTTCAAGACACCTGAGTAGACGCGGATAAAAATCAGCTTACCAACAAATGGGTCAGTGGCGATCTTAAATGCCAAGGCGCTCATCGGTTCTTTGTCGTCTGGCTTGCGGCTCACTTCGTCGCCAGTCTTTGGATTTTTACCCCAAATCTCGTCAACATCCAGCGGGCTTGGCAGGTAATCCACCATCAGGTCAAGCACCTTCTCCACGATGACACCGCGGCCGTCACCACCAGTCACCAAGAAGAAGTCGCCAGCCAGCACACGCTTACGCAAGGCAGACTTCAGCTCGTCGATAGTAATTGCCTCTTCACCTTGGTCGAGGAACTTCATCATCAATTCATCATCAGCCTCAACAGCATTCTCCACCAACAAGCTACGGGCATTTTGGCATTTTTCCAACATGTCAGCCGGGATTTCCCCCTGCACCAACTCATGATCAGAAAAATCAGTGTAGGTGTAAGCCTTCATGTCAATCAGGTCAACCACACCGTTGATGGTCTTTTCAAAACCAATTGGGATGTGAATTGGGAAAGCTTGCTTGCTCAAACGGTTGTGAATTGACTCCAGAGATTTCCAGAAATCACCACCAGTCTGGTTAATCTTGTTGATAAAGCAGATGCGTGGCACGCCATATTTATCAGCCTGGCGCCACACTGTTTCAGATTGAGCCTCAACACCCATCTTACCGTCAAATACCGTCACAGCACCGTCGAGGACGCGAAGTGAACGCTCCACCTCAGCGGTAAAGTCGATGTGTCCTGGGGTGTCGATGATGTTGATCTTATGACCCTTCCAGAAACAAGTCACAGCCGCCGAGGTGATGGTAATACCGCGCTCTTTTTCCTGCGCCATCCAGTCAGTGGTGGCGCCGTCGCCATCGCCTTTGACTACACCGATTTTGTGGGTCAAACCGGTGCGGTACAAAATACCCTCAGTTGTCGTCGTTTTACCGGCGTCAATATGGGCAATAATACCAATATTTCTAAAATTTTTCAGCGGAACATTCGTCTCTGCCATAATTTTCCTTTATATTACGTTAATTTGTCGAGATCTTTGGTCAATTTTTTGGCACCAAAAAACTACTCTTGCGTTTTATTATATCAGTTATCTGTAATTTTGACTAGCTTTGAGCTGGCGGATTTTTAGATTCATCAGCCTCTGAAATCGACCCAGTAGGCGGATAATTGCCTGGAGGCTGAATAGGCGCCGGTGGATACTGACCTGGCGATTGTTGATAATAAGCCTGCGGCGGATATGGCTGTGAAGGTATGGAACTCTGCTGTGGTGGATATTGTTGTGGGGACACAGGACCTTGCTGATAGGCCTGTTGCTGATATGGTGACTGCTGCGGATACTGGCCGACTACATACTGCGGGTAGGCATTAAATTTTCGACGACTACTGACGGAAACGATAATGGCAATAATTGACACTACCAAGAACAATGCTCCCGTAGAGGCAATTACCACAACTACTACAACCATCACAGTGTCATTGTCCGTCTTATCTGTCTCAGACTTTTTATTCGCCCCAGCATCTGCTACGCCGCCAGACTCTTTGTCGGACTTTTTAGGTTCTACATAATCATCTGGGGTGTTAGAAGCTACATCAATCATCTTTGTGACTAGATAATTGCCGGAGTATTTTTTATCAAGCTTCTCAAACTTATCTTTCGCCTTAGAATATTTACCCTGAGAGAAATCCTCTAAACCATCTTTCCAGAGCTTAGTTAACTCACCGTTGGACGAAAGATTAACATTATTCTTTCTAGCCATACTCTTCAGATCAGCAATATCACGGAAAATACCACTCCCAAAACATAAATTATTCTTTTTATTGCTATTCGCACAGGCTGCGCCGCCATAAGTATTTAAACCCACTTGCTTACCGTCTTTATCAAAGGCGGGTCCGCCGCTATTTCCAGCGGCAATTTGTGCCGTCATTGAAAACAATTTATGACCACCAGCGTCTCTTCTCATGCCACTGACACTACCCTGAGTTACTGTTGGCACAGTCTTAGCTTGCTTTGTTTGTGTGCCATTATCAACAACTGCTGGATAGCCAATTGCCGTTACCTGATCGCCCTGAGACAAACCATTACTATCACCTAAGTCAACTGCTGGGAATTTACCGTCAATCTTTAAAATTGCCACATCGGTTTTGTCGCTATTTAAATCCATCCTAGCCTGTCGCAAATTGACTTCTGCATCAATCTTCTTAGCGCTAACGTTGGTCGGAGTCTTCTTCCATCTCGAAATTTCCGGATTACTTCTATCATGAACAATCGGGTCATTTGAGGTCTGGATAATATAATCATATCGATCATTTTCTGACCGAATATTATCAATCGGCACGTTATCAATAAGACCTTGGATGGCTGCCGTCGCAGACTGATCACCGCCC
Coding sequences within:
- a CDS encoding threonine/serine exporter ThrE family protein, yielding MKKKVPKIIEQSLARVANFYSFEPVHDLEKIDDSLTPNMRALRMTMTIAEQLLSMGVVSRDVVRMSQGITQTYCQKRVHIDISYTLVTVSQDRGVNHEPLTMVRVIVPDDPNYQLIQALQLLALDIRHKQLPLEEAEERLQQILKKPNKHSGLVVYAAGGLVSAGSVTLYGGSPLMAALAFLLGFLATGLLRWLGHIGAPLFYSQALVAIFVTLTAAGTAWCSNYLGLSINTTLLVISGIVLLVAGLMFVGAFQDAIDEYYMTANARLLKVVMATGGVIAGVMVGLYIATKFGINFPATPDRLTLADKHTQYLGAGIIAAAFVLRNHAKWLGMIISGLIAIFGWWISRLVMSFGFDIVTASGIAAAVIGLVAVLTSRLWKFPSLAIIAAGIVPLVPGLSLYNGLMGVVLYPPNSVNFLPALAILARAILIGVAVAIGASFGNIVGRPIRRQLINIFRRITQA
- a CDS encoding trypsin-like peptidase domain-containing protein, with the translated sequence MDQKSIKKLRILAIVLGVVFLASIIVGVVVLNNNRSSNVSSSAKKKIQDLLSEENSQHYRRVVSKYGFSLQYDKETFVGEGHVLRKESNSKEYRADLYSEDELNESRAYAILKLIYRQNPEKDKKDGNFSLTKIMPELSITTSRKKNYFDRSTMPDEYKDTKKYSDLDLLLQGDINSRKKKDPNMKYRTGDVTISGLQFKKLVVDYGSTYDGKWQKTGESTIYMTVQNGRPYWISIFALSKNVYMQPYIDQLESLVGAVTFHQPDESYLVSANDGESRLANSGITLAKAENFSKDKNTTNTISTLDEKSIIKVVARNQISTVRVGTIRCADMIYTAQNGATMRLNGLCSGGIGSGSIVSDDGYIATNGHVTEVANQSMIRGLRSREQWDTYCHFMINAGYITRQALVDLIKKSQGGDQSATAAIQGLIDNVPIDNIRSENDRYDYIIQTSNDPIVHDRSNPEISRWKKTPTNVSAKKIDAEVNLRQARMDLNSDKTDVAILKIDGKFPAVDLGDSNGLSQGDQVTAIGYPAVVDNGTQTKQAKTVPTVTQGSVSGMRRDAGGHKLFSMTAQIAAGNSGGPAFDKDGKQVGLNTYGGAACANSNKKNNLCFGSGIFRDIADLKSMARKNNVNLSSNGELTKLWKDGLEDFSQGKYSKAKDKFEKLDKKYSGNYLVTKMIDVASNTPDDYVEPKKSDKESGGVADAGANKKSETDKTDNDTVMVVVVVVIASTGALFLVVSIIAIIVSVSSRRKFNAYPQYVVGQYPQQSPYQQQAYQQGPVSPQQYPPQQSSIPSQPYPPQAYYQQSPGQYPPAPIQPPGNYPPTGSISEADESKNPPAQS
- a CDS encoding HD domain-containing protein, whose amino-acid sequence is MKEDLPQFIGLSDSRLFHMRSVAYKSYKLARNVFKMEEDKARSLFAMGLIHDFAYAFVENQTEHEHEGGRILRLSGFDWADAVFDHGNPDIESWTDELLILNLADMTTGPNGESLTMDQRLVDIKNRYGPESTQSTRAIRLANRIHTELNNRNLKIPNL
- a CDS encoding alpha-amylase family glycosyl hydrolase, which translates into the protein MSKKTLVELDPWLAPHEDVINAREAYVSSTLEKVLNGKSPAEFALGFHHFGLHQTAAGWTFREWAPNAMRVVMVGEFSDWQEREEFALRPGTHGEWSVDLPGSALHHGQKYKLRVYWPNGDGWRLPSYATYVVQDDDSVDFSAIVWQPDEPYQWQYDIPPAPHVPLIYEAHVGMSSEEEKVASFNEFTAGVLPRVKQAGYNTIQLMAVAEHPYYGSFGYHVSNFFAVSSRFGTPDDFKRLVDMTHGLGLRVIIDLVHAHAAKNEVEGLSNFAGNPTQYFKTHNHPAWDSRLFDYGKPEVLHFLASNCRWWLDEYHVDGFRFDGVTSMLYHDHGLGKSFTSYDDYFGDDVDKDALVYLRLANDVIHAVRPDATTIAEEMSGLPGLATPTEYGGLGFNYRLAMGAPDLWIKTLKEKRDEDWDLGELAHTLSSHRPEEKVITYAESHDQALVGDKTLIFRLIDKAMYWHMDKADPDLIVERGIALHKLIRLLTAGLHGGGYLNFMGNEFGHPEWIDFPRQGNHWSFKYARRQWSLRDNSFLKYQWLGEFDAALMKIIQKTDGDEISHLTVCHSNRIVSFIHGEFLFVINFSPDKSQTDYELPTEAGSYQLILSTDDKAFGGQERISHSSRFFTSPVSNNHNLKVYLPARTGIVLQKVD
- the fusA gene encoding elongation factor G — its product is MAETNVPLKNFRNIGIIAHIDAGKTTTTEGILYRTGLTHKIGVVKGDGDGATTDWMAQEKERGITITSAAVTCFWKGHKINIIDTPGHIDFTAEVERSLRVLDGAVTVFDGKMGVEAQSETVWRQADKYGVPRICFINKINQTGGDFWKSLESIHNRLSKQAFPIHIPIGFEKTINGVVDLIDMKAYTYTDFSDHELVQGEIPADMLEKCQNARSLLVENAVEADDELMMKFLDQGEEAITIDELKSALRKRVLAGDFFLVTGGDGRGVIVEKVLDLMVDYLPSPLDVDEIWGKNPKTGDEVSRKPDDKEPMSALAFKIATDPFVGKLIFIRVYSGVLNSGSYVLNTTTGDKERIGRIVRMHADKREDIDKISAGDIAAVVGLKNTGTGNTLTDPAHPIALESIEFPEPPVSIAVEPKSKADQEKMALALQRLAEEDPTFRIHTDEETGQTIMSGMGELHLDILIDRMKREFKVEANIGEPQVAFRESIKGKAEVQGKHAKQSGGRGQYGDVWVRFEPNEAGKGFEFVDEIKGGVVPQEYRPAVMKGIKETLEGGVIAGYPVVDVKATLYDGSYHDVDSSELAFSLAGSLAAREGIKQATPILLEPVMKVEVTTPEEFMGDIIGDLNSRRGRIDAMEDLMGGAKLIKAFVPLANMFGYTSDIRSMSQGRAASTMELAQYEEVPPNVAQEIIEKRSK